Proteins from a single region of Chryseobacterium sp. W4I1:
- the mltG gene encoding endolytic transglycosylase MltG — translation MKKTVLIIALVIFGAAGFFGLRFYNKYYGNNVEKDGYVLIPHKADFKQILDSVAPYVKDKEAFEAVAKDKDLDQYFKPGRYHFQSGAGNTNLVNMIKAGNQAENSFRIGDFGDMYQMIGKVTKKTELDSLHFVNDLDQLAMEKGYKNAEDLKKYFFIDTYNFFWTVSPREFFKKFDEQYNDFWTSERKSKEQQSGLTRDQIYALASIVYKESGGKKDEMKTIAGLYLNRFRKGMKLQSDPTVIYAINKQTNFKEPIKRVLYKHLSIPSPYNTYANAGIPPGPICVVDKNSVDAVLNAENNNYIFMCADPARFGYHKFTDSPEQHAINAKAYQDWLNSKNIK, via the coding sequence ATGAAAAAAACTGTTCTCATTATCGCTCTTGTTATTTTCGGAGCAGCCGGATTTTTTGGTTTGAGATTTTATAATAAATATTACGGAAACAACGTGGAAAAGGACGGCTATGTCCTGATTCCCCATAAGGCTGATTTCAAACAGATCCTTGACTCCGTAGCTCCATATGTGAAAGATAAGGAAGCGTTTGAGGCTGTGGCTAAAGATAAAGATCTTGACCAGTATTTTAAACCGGGACGTTACCACTTCCAGTCAGGGGCAGGAAACACTAACCTGGTGAATATGATCAAGGCAGGAAACCAGGCTGAGAACAGCTTCAGGATTGGAGATTTTGGAGATATGTACCAGATGATAGGAAAGGTGACGAAAAAGACAGAGCTGGATTCTTTACATTTCGTGAATGATCTGGATCAGCTAGCCATGGAAAAAGGGTATAAAAATGCGGAGGATCTTAAAAAATATTTCTTCATCGATACCTATAATTTTTTCTGGACGGTAAGCCCAAGAGAATTTTTCAAAAAATTTGATGAGCAGTATAATGATTTCTGGACCAGTGAAAGAAAAAGTAAGGAACAGCAGTCTGGCCTGACGAGAGATCAGATATATGCTCTGGCATCTATCGTTTATAAGGAATCGGGAGGTAAAAAAGATGAAATGAAAACGATTGCCGGATTATATCTGAACCGTTTCAGAAAAGGGATGAAACTTCAGTCTGATCCTACGGTGATCTATGCGATCAATAAGCAGACTAATTTTAAGGAACCAATCAAAAGAGTTTTATATAAACATCTTTCTATACCATCCCCATACAATACTTATGCTAATGCAGGTATTCCACCGGGCCCTATTTGTGTAGTTGATAAAAATTCTGTAGATGCAGTTTTAAATGCAGAAAACAATAATTATATATTCATGTGTGCCGATCCAGCAAGGTTTGGGTACCATAAATTTACAGACAGTCCAGAGCAACATGCCATCAATGCAAAAGCTTATCAGGACTGGCTGAATTCAAAAAATATAAAATAA
- the dapF gene encoding diaminopimelate epimerase: MEFYKYQGTGNDFVMIDNRDLQFPKDKDYIEKLCDRRFGIGADGLILLENDDTYDFKMVYYNSDGGESTMCGNGGRCLVAFAFFLDIFEDKCKFIAIDGEHEAEIHNGIIKLKMIDVNTVSGDGEDTVMNTGSPHYVKYVEDLVNYNVFAEGNGIRNSENYKEKGINVNFVEKITDDEIFVRTYERGVEDETFSCGTGVTASALTFLQKNNLISVKVKTLGGNLKVYAEKNGNFFQNIWLEGPAKQVFKGKTDLI; encoded by the coding sequence ATGGAATTTTATAAATATCAGGGAACCGGAAATGATTTTGTAATGATAGACAACCGTGATCTTCAGTTTCCTAAGGATAAAGACTATATAGAAAAACTTTGCGACAGACGTTTCGGGATAGGTGCTGATGGACTTATCTTACTGGAGAATGATGATACCTACGATTTCAAAATGGTTTATTATAATTCTGACGGTGGCGAAAGTACGATGTGCGGAAACGGCGGAAGATGTTTGGTAGCATTTGCTTTCTTTCTTGATATTTTTGAAGACAAATGTAAATTCATTGCGATTGATGGTGAACATGAAGCCGAGATCCATAACGGGATCATTAAATTAAAAATGATCGATGTAAATACGGTTTCCGGAGACGGTGAAGATACGGTGATGAATACCGGATCACCTCACTATGTAAAATATGTGGAGGATTTGGTGAATTACAATGTTTTTGCAGAAGGAAACGGCATCAGAAATTCTGAAAATTATAAAGAAAAAGGCATCAATGTGAATTTCGTAGAAAAAATTACGGATGATGAAATTTTCGTAAGAACCTATGAACGAGGTGTTGAGGATGAAACTTTCAGCTGCGGAACAGGAGTTACCGCTTCTGCTTTAACTTTTCTGCAAAAAAATAATCTAATCTCTGTAAAAGTTAAAACCTTAGGAGGCAATCTTAAAGTGTATGCTGAGAAAAATGGAAATTTTTTTCAGAATATTTGGCTGGAAGGTCCTGCGAAGCAAGTTTTTAAAGGTAAAACAGATCTTATTTAA
- the pnuC gene encoding nicotinamide riboside transporter PnuC has product MNLYDLFVKPYENYSVVQILLEATGAFFGILSVYFSIKKNIWVYPTGIISTMIYVYILFNFGLLGDCMINVYYTAMSIYGWILWSKNSKDHVHVDVTWATQRERIFAGLLFFISLALVTLIYYYKPYIDNKFLMDGISLGLYHLDWANWLDVLTTSIFLVGMWFMARQRIENWIFWIIGDFICIPMMIFKELGITSVQYLVFTIMAILGYLNWKKSLKEKSTVKS; this is encoded by the coding sequence ATGAATTTATATGATCTTTTTGTAAAACCCTATGAAAACTACAGTGTAGTACAAATTCTACTGGAAGCCACAGGTGCATTTTTCGGAATTTTAAGCGTGTATTTTTCAATTAAAAAAAATATCTGGGTGTACCCTACGGGTATTATCTCTACAATGATTTATGTATACATTCTCTTTAATTTTGGGTTGCTTGGTGATTGCATGATCAATGTTTATTATACGGCAATGAGTATTTATGGCTGGATCCTGTGGTCTAAAAACTCCAAAGATCATGTTCATGTGGATGTTACTTGGGCTACACAAAGAGAAAGAATATTTGCAGGGCTTCTTTTTTTCATCAGCCTGGCGCTGGTCACTCTTATTTATTATTACAAACCTTATATTGACAATAAATTTTTAATGGATGGTATAAGCCTTGGATTGTACCACCTGGATTGGGCGAATTGGCTGGATGTTTTGACTACTTCAATATTTTTAGTCGGGATGTGGTTTATGGCCAGACAGCGCATTGAGAACTGGATCTTCTGGATCATCGGAGATTTTATATGCATCCCGATGATGATTTTTAAGGAGCTGGGAATCACTTCGGTTCAATATTTGGTATTTACTATAATGGCTATCTTAGGATACCTTAATTGGAAAAAAAGTTTAAAAGAAAAAAGTACAGTAAAGTCATGA
- a CDS encoding APC family permease yields MSKIWVKKPMSAYEADIKKSQLKRVLGKWSLTAIGIGAIIGGGIFVLTGTGAYYNAGPALALSFVIAGIACVFAALCYAEFASILPVEGSAYAYAYGTVGEIFAWIIGWGLILEYAMGSMTVAVSWSGYFGKLLKMFGLHLPAYLTTDPQTYMAAGNSGFSMNLPAFLIVFLVISILVRGTKGAAKANNFIVVLKVSAIIFVIIAGSFIIFGSANPFQNWVPFIPEATTITENGVSHSAYGISGVVAGASAIFFAYVGFDAVSTQAGEAINPKKDVPFAIIASLIICTLLYILVSLVLTGMMHYTDFNPLGKYPDAIKAPVAYAFDIAGYAWAGYIITIAATVGLISVLMVMIMGQSRIFLGMSKDGLIPATFSKVNPETGVPTKNLLILGVVIATIASLTPINDLAHMTSFGTLFAFTMVCVAVWVLRVKEPNLQRNFKVPALPLIACLGIAINVYLIFNLSKEAQMYSFAWLIIGFFVYFLYSKKHSKLQNGGYGETFKAEQEPLEKPDIDL; encoded by the coding sequence ATGTCTAAAATTTGGGTTAAGAAACCAATGAGTGCGTATGAAGCGGATATCAAAAAAAGCCAGCTGAAGCGTGTTCTGGGAAAATGGAGCCTTACTGCTATCGGGATCGGAGCAATTATCGGAGGAGGAATTTTTGTACTTACGGGAACGGGTGCTTATTATAATGCAGGGCCTGCGCTGGCACTTTCATTCGTGATTGCCGGAATAGCCTGTGTATTTGCAGCACTTTGTTATGCAGAATTTGCTTCCATTCTTCCGGTAGAAGGATCAGCATATGCTTATGCGTATGGAACCGTAGGGGAAATTTTTGCCTGGATTATTGGATGGGGTCTGATATTGGAATACGCTATGGGGTCTATGACCGTCGCCGTGTCCTGGTCAGGCTATTTTGGAAAACTCCTCAAAATGTTTGGACTGCATTTACCTGCTTATCTTACCACGGATCCGCAGACCTATATGGCTGCAGGAAACTCCGGTTTTTCAATGAACTTACCTGCATTTTTAATTGTTTTCTTAGTCATTTCTATTTTAGTTAGAGGGACAAAAGGTGCTGCTAAGGCGAACAATTTTATTGTTGTGCTTAAAGTATCTGCGATTATCTTTGTAATTATTGCCGGATCATTTATTATTTTCGGTTCTGCTAATCCTTTCCAAAATTGGGTTCCTTTTATTCCTGAAGCAACCACGATTACAGAAAACGGAGTCTCGCATTCCGCTTATGGGATTAGTGGAGTAGTGGCCGGAGCATCAGCCATTTTCTTTGCTTATGTAGGTTTTGATGCGGTCTCTACCCAGGCAGGTGAAGCCATTAATCCTAAAAAAGACGTACCCTTTGCAATCATCGCTTCTTTGATCATTTGTACCCTTTTATATATCCTTGTTTCTTTAGTATTAACAGGAATGATGCATTATACAGACTTTAATCCTCTGGGTAAATATCCGGATGCAATTAAAGCTCCTGTCGCTTATGCATTTGATATTGCAGGATATGCTTGGGCAGGATATATTATTACCATTGCAGCTACGGTAGGATTGATTTCCGTATTAATGGTAATGATCATGGGACAGTCAAGAATTTTCTTAGGAATGTCTAAGGATGGACTGATTCCTGCTACTTTTTCGAAAGTAAATCCTGAAACAGGAGTACCTACCAAAAACCTTCTTATTTTGGGGGTTGTAATTGCTACTATAGCCTCTCTTACACCAATTAATGATCTTGCACATATGACAAGTTTCGGAACTTTATTTGCCTTTACTATGGTATGTGTTGCAGTTTGGGTATTAAGAGTAAAAGAGCCGAACCTTCAGAGAAACTTCAAAGTACCTGCACTTCCTTTGATTGCTTGTTTAGGTATTGCCATTAATGTTTATCTGATCTTTAACCTGAGCAAAGAAGCGCAAATGTATTCTTTTGCATGGCTGATCATCGGATTCTTTGTGTACTTCCTTTACAGTAAGAAACACTCGAAGCTTCAAAATGGAGGTTACGGAGAAACTTTCAAAGCTGAGCAGGAGCCTTTAGAAAAACCTGATATCGATTTATAA
- a CDS encoding glycosyl hydrolase, translating to MKRTFCILFLSLGIWMFSQQIESFKTILNDKISIRALEIYDNKVWYTGTDSKFGFVDLQNSKNQKQISLSDKKLQFRTLAQDKKSFYAINIESPAYFFKIDKKDLKSEIVFTDTVKTAFYDALHFANDQLAYTFSDADTDNLLKLAVYKSRKWSMYKNSTKLNDGEAAFAASNTNIASSKNFLWIATGGKASRILKIDLKNENIDVFSTPFIQGESSQGMYSIDFYGDNFGVAVGGDYTKQDENINNIATSIDGGRTWQIQASGKNAGYSTCVKIKPGSKGKEMISVGDKHISYSSDFGKTWKKISDEKGFFVCRWINGNTIVFAGKDRISVMKLKF from the coding sequence ATGAAAAGAACTTTTTGTATTTTATTTTTAAGCTTGGGAATATGGATGTTTTCACAGCAGATAGAAAGTTTCAAGACAATTCTGAATGACAAGATAAGCATCAGAGCGCTTGAAATTTATGATAATAAAGTGTGGTACACCGGAACAGATTCAAAATTTGGCTTTGTGGATCTTCAGAACAGTAAAAACCAGAAGCAGATCAGTTTGTCGGATAAGAAACTTCAGTTCAGAACCTTGGCGCAGGATAAAAAATCATTTTATGCGATTAATATTGAAAGTCCGGCTTACTTTTTTAAAATTGATAAAAAAGATCTGAAATCAGAAATTGTTTTTACAGATACCGTGAAAACAGCTTTTTATGATGCACTGCATTTTGCGAATGATCAGCTGGCTTATACTTTTAGTGACGCCGATACAGATAATCTACTGAAACTGGCTGTTTACAAGAGCCGAAAGTGGAGCATGTATAAAAACAGCACAAAACTGAATGACGGTGAAGCCGCATTTGCAGCCAGCAATACCAATATCGCTTCTTCTAAAAATTTTTTATGGATTGCAACGGGAGGAAAAGCATCAAGAATCCTGAAAATAGACCTGAAAAATGAAAATATTGATGTTTTTTCAACCCCTTTTATCCAGGGGGAATCTTCCCAAGGAATGTATTCTATTGATTTTTACGGGGATAACTTCGGAGTTGCGGTAGGTGGAGACTATACCAAGCAGGATGAAAACATAAACAATATCGCAACAAGTATCGACGGTGGGAGAACCTGGCAGATACAGGCTTCCGGAAAAAATGCGGGCTATTCGACCTGTGTAAAAATTAAACCAGGCTCTAAGGGTAAAGAAATGATCTCTGTAGGTGATAAGCATATCAGTTATTCTTCTGATTTCGGTAAAACATGGAAGAAAATTTCTGATGAGAAAGGATTTTTTGTTTGCCGTTGGATAAATGGAAATACCATTGTTTTTGCAGGAAAAGACAGGATTTCTGTGATGAAATTGAAGTTTTAA
- the hemN gene encoding oxygen-independent coproporphyrinogen III oxidase, whose amino-acid sequence MNSLIDKYNIPGPRYTSYPTVPYWDESTFSPEKWKDTVIRSFHESNAEEGISIYIHLPFCEALCTFCACHKRITKQHSVEIPYLESVLKEWKLYLELFEERPKLKELHLGGGTPTFFSPKNLKTLLEGIFETVEIAEHPEFSFEGHPNNTTRDHLQTLYDLGFRRVSFGVQDYDPKVQKAINRIQPFENVKNVTEWAKEIGYRGISHDLVFGLPHQSWEAMEYTIRKTMELKPDRLAFYSYAHVPWVKGVGQRGFDENDLPSGEEKRRLYEDGKKLLEDLGYIEVGMDHFSLEHDDLYQSLIHKKLHRNFMGYTSSNTQLMVGLGMSAISDSWYAFAQNVKTVEEYQKMVEEGKIPVVKGHILDQEDLTVRRHILNLMCQLETTFTDKNSFPELENAFEMLEEMEKDELVEIYDNQIKITEKGRAFTRNVAMVFDLRMMRNKPETRIFSMTI is encoded by the coding sequence ATGAATTCTTTAATAGATAAGTATAATATTCCCGGGCCACGTTACACGTCTTATCCTACCGTTCCTTACTGGGATGAATCTACATTTTCGCCTGAAAAGTGGAAGGATACCGTGATCAGGTCGTTTCATGAGAGTAATGCAGAGGAGGGGATTTCTATTTATATTCACCTGCCTTTCTGTGAGGCCTTATGTACATTCTGTGCCTGTCACAAGCGTATCACCAAACAGCATAGCGTTGAAATTCCTTACCTGGAAAGTGTGTTAAAGGAATGGAAGCTCTATCTTGAACTTTTTGAAGAAAGACCGAAACTGAAAGAACTTCACCTTGGAGGCGGTACTCCTACATTTTTTTCACCAAAAAATCTAAAAACCCTATTGGAAGGTATTTTTGAAACGGTGGAGATAGCGGAACATCCTGAGTTCTCTTTTGAAGGACACCCGAATAATACGACAAGAGATCATCTTCAGACTTTATATGACCTTGGATTCAGAAGAGTAAGTTTTGGAGTTCAGGATTATGATCCTAAAGTTCAGAAAGCAATCAATAGAATTCAACCTTTTGAGAACGTGAAGAATGTAACTGAGTGGGCCAAAGAAATTGGATATAGAGGCATCAGCCACGATTTAGTATTCGGACTTCCTCATCAATCCTGGGAGGCTATGGAATACACCATCAGAAAAACAATGGAGCTGAAGCCGGATAGGCTTGCCTTCTACTCTTATGCACATGTTCCATGGGTAAAAGGAGTAGGTCAGAGAGGGTTTGATGAAAATGACCTGCCCAGCGGTGAAGAAAAACGTCGTCTATATGAAGATGGCAAAAAGCTGCTTGAGGATTTGGGATATATTGAGGTAGGAATGGATCATTTCTCCCTTGAACATGATGATCTGTATCAGTCTTTGATCCATAAAAAGCTTCACAGAAATTTTATGGGTTATACTTCAAGCAATACGCAACTGATGGTAGGTCTTGGAATGTCTGCCATTTCAGATTCCTGGTATGCTTTTGCCCAGAATGTAAAAACGGTGGAAGAATATCAAAAAATGGTGGAAGAAGGTAAAATTCCTGTAGTAAAAGGACATATTCTCGATCAGGAAGATCTTACCGTGAGAAGACATATTCTGAATCTGATGTGCCAGCTTGAAACCACTTTTACAGATAAGAACTCTTTCCCTGAACTGGAAAACGCATTTGAAATGCTGGAGGAAATGGAGAAAGATGAACTGGTGGAAATTTATGATAACCAGATTAAGATCACTGAAAAAGGAAGAGCATTTACGAGAAATGTCGCAATGGTATTTGACCTCAGAATGATGAGAAATAAGCCGGAAACGAGAATTTTCTCTATGACGATATAA
- a CDS encoding sorbosone dehydrogenase family protein, whose translation MKNLFFTLSIFSSLIVNSQSINLVEFATGLTAPVEITNANDSRLFVVQQNGIIKIIQPNGTINGADFMNISSKVLYGGERGLLGLAFHPQYSTNGYFFVYYNNIANGNITVARYSVNPTNPDIADPTTEKILLSIPKPFDNHNGGSIHFAPDGNLWIVTGDGGSGGDPNNNAQNKNSLLGKMLRIDVNATGPYNIPAGNPFAGTGVDGADEIWAYGLRNAWKFSFDTVTGNAMIADVGQGAIEEINKMPVTQAGINYGWRCYEGNNAYNTAGCAAMSTMTFPIAVYDHSGGKCSITGGYVYRGTQYPALQGKYFFADYCSTQIGILNTDNSIVWTPASSGNNFSTFGQNSQKELFVAAVNSGKIFKITTGTLGTEETSEFNPIYIHPNPASEKVFVEGLTDGNSTADLISTEGKIVLEKAKIEK comes from the coding sequence ATGAAAAATCTATTTTTTACCTTAAGTATCTTTTCTTCTTTAATTGTTAATTCCCAAAGCATCAATTTAGTAGAATTTGCAACGGGGCTTACTGCCCCGGTAGAAATCACGAACGCCAATGACAGCCGGCTTTTCGTCGTCCAGCAGAACGGAATCATCAAGATCATCCAGCCTAATGGAACCATCAATGGTGCCGATTTTATGAATATCAGTTCCAAAGTTCTGTACGGAGGAGAAAGAGGTCTTCTGGGACTCGCATTTCATCCTCAATATTCTACCAATGGCTATTTTTTTGTCTATTACAACAACATTGCCAATGGAAATATCACAGTGGCCAGATATTCTGTAAATCCTACCAATCCTGACATTGCAGACCCTACTACTGAAAAAATACTGTTGAGTATTCCTAAACCGTTTGATAATCACAATGGTGGAAGCATTCATTTTGCTCCGGACGGAAATCTGTGGATCGTAACGGGTGATGGCGGAAGTGGCGGAGATCCTAATAATAATGCTCAAAACAAGAATTCCCTTTTAGGAAAAATGCTTCGTATAGATGTAAATGCTACAGGACCGTATAATATCCCTGCCGGAAATCCTTTTGCCGGAACGGGAGTTGACGGTGCTGATGAGATCTGGGCTTACGGACTTAGAAATGCATGGAAGTTTTCATTCGATACCGTTACTGGAAATGCAATGATTGCTGATGTAGGCCAGGGAGCGATTGAAGAAATTAACAAAATGCCCGTTACACAAGCTGGAATCAATTACGGATGGCGATGCTATGAAGGTAATAATGCTTACAATACAGCAGGATGTGCCGCCATGAGTACAATGACCTTTCCAATTGCAGTCTATGATCATTCCGGAGGGAAATGTTCCATCACCGGAGGTTATGTTTACCGGGGAACTCAATACCCTGCGCTTCAGGGGAAATATTTCTTTGCCGATTACTGTTCTACACAAATCGGAATTTTAAATACAGATAATTCTATTGTATGGACTCCTGCAAGTTCCGGAAATAATTTTTCTACTTTCGGGCAGAATTCCCAGAAAGAACTTTTTGTAGCAGCCGTGAACAGCGGAAAAATATTCAAAATCACAACAGGAACATTGGGAACAGAGGAGACTTCTGAGTTTAATCCTATCTACATTCATCCTAATCCAGCCTCTGAAAAGGTCTTCGTTGAAGGACTTACAGACGGAAACAGTACAGCAGACCTGATCAGTACAGAAGGGAAAATAGTTTTAGAGAAAGCAAAAATTGAAAAATGA